In the Leptolyngbya sp. SIO1E4 genome, one interval contains:
- a CDS encoding response regulator, with translation MRILLIEDDEILADRLMESLTHHQYVVDAIADGQEGLEYAQSATYDLIISDVGLPSIDGITLCSRLRDAGCTTPILLMTAKDAHDERVRGLDAGADDHLTKPLNLEELHARVRALLRRGEVTPETVLQAGALRLDPVSCQVTYADSPLKLTPKEYSLLEMFLRSPNRVFSRSHIIEHLWSFDDPPLEDSVKAHIKGLRRKLKQVGASDWIENVYGIGYRFTPQPASTPRAAPDVGTPPSGTTANVTTAKAAPSTVARAEAATVEQTFQASMAGLWGKYQGLMTQRVDALTQAASAIQAAQLTPDLQAEGTQAAHKLAGVLGMFEQDDGSDLAREIETLLESDTPARWQRVPSLVQQLVDLIQIQPSEAIVEIAAEAGYGLLVSPDASLAEALQGFGQATDMVWKHAHSMGEAEAIIQQASPELVVLDIASASLWAPSLDFLQYLSAHTPSVPTVALTTTDSLIDRVAIAQTGIQRLLTKPVTAAQVWEVTTQLHQSSRGLTAQILVVDDDPLILKALRPLLEPWGLGVTGLETPRRFWELLNATRPDLLILDVEMPEFTGIELCQAVRTDPTWQNLPVLFLTAHRDADTVQQVFRAGADDYISKPIVGPELLTRILNRLERNRLLQTLSHRNAVTGLPNYSCSQQTLTQLLETALTRSLPMSLALVRLRDLLSVNRQHGHDAGNTLLQTWGQCFQALSRDHEAIGYWGNGEFVVGVPEFAQADAQEYLEPLFQALRRQIVTLPTGARMQPAFDWAIATYPTDGYTLQALYQSAVSRL, from the coding sequence GTGAGAATCTTACTGATTGAGGATGATGAGATTCTGGCTGACCGGCTGATGGAGTCTTTGACCCATCACCAGTACGTGGTGGATGCGATCGCGGATGGTCAGGAGGGGCTAGAGTATGCCCAAAGCGCCACCTACGATCTGATTATTTCTGATGTGGGGCTCCCTAGCATCGACGGCATTACCCTCTGCAGTCGCCTGCGAGATGCTGGGTGTACCACTCCAATTTTGCTCATGACCGCCAAAGATGCCCACGACGAGCGTGTTCGCGGGCTAGATGCGGGGGCTGATGACCATTTAACGAAGCCCCTAAACCTGGAGGAACTGCACGCCCGCGTGCGAGCCCTGTTACGTCGTGGGGAGGTGACCCCTGAAACCGTGTTGCAGGCAGGGGCGTTACGGCTAGACCCGGTGAGCTGTCAGGTGACTTACGCCGATAGCCCGCTGAAGCTCACCCCTAAGGAATACAGCCTGCTAGAAATGTTTCTGCGCAGTCCGAATCGGGTGTTCAGCCGTTCCCACATTATTGAGCACCTGTGGAGCTTTGATGATCCGCCCCTAGAAGACAGTGTCAAGGCTCATATTAAAGGGCTGCGCCGCAAGCTCAAGCAGGTAGGCGCATCAGACTGGATTGAAAACGTCTATGGCATTGGCTATCGCTTCACGCCGCAGCCTGCATCCACCCCCAGGGCTGCCCCAGATGTTGGAACGCCGCCTTCGGGGACGACCGCGAATGTCACGACGGCAAAGGCAGCCCCTTCAACGGTCGCTAGGGCTGAGGCTGCCACCGTTGAACAAACGTTTCAGGCGTCGATGGCTGGGCTCTGGGGCAAATATCAAGGGCTGATGACCCAGCGAGTAGATGCCCTAACCCAGGCTGCATCGGCTATTCAGGCTGCTCAATTAACCCCTGACCTGCAGGCTGAAGGCACCCAAGCGGCTCACAAACTGGCCGGGGTGCTGGGGATGTTTGAGCAAGATGACGGGTCTGACCTGGCCCGCGAGATCGAAACCCTGCTGGAATCGGACACCCCCGCCAGGTGGCAGCGGGTGCCCTCCCTAGTGCAACAGCTGGTAGATTTGATCCAAATTCAGCCGTCTGAAGCGATTGTGGAGATCGCCGCAGAAGCCGGGTATGGGCTGCTGGTTTCCCCCGATGCCTCGCTGGCTGAGGCGCTGCAGGGCTTCGGGCAAGCGACCGATATGGTTTGGAAGCATGCTCACTCCATGGGAGAGGCTGAGGCGATTATTCAACAGGCTTCGCCGGAGTTGGTGGTGCTAGACATTGCCTCGGCCTCCCTGTGGGCGCCAAGTTTAGACTTTTTGCAATACCTGTCGGCCCACACGCCGTCTGTGCCAACGGTGGCGCTCACCACCACCGATAGCCTGATTGACCGGGTCGCCATTGCCCAGACCGGCATCCAACGGTTATTGACTAAGCCGGTGACGGCGGCTCAGGTGTGGGAGGTGACCACCCAGCTACACCAAAGCAGTCGGGGCTTGACGGCACAAATTTTAGTGGTAGACGATGACCCTCTGATTCTTAAGGCTTTGCGCCCTCTCCTGGAGCCCTGGGGCTTGGGGGTAACTGGGTTAGAAACCCCCCGTCGCTTTTGGGAATTGCTCAACGCTACCCGCCCTGATTTGTTGATTTTGGATGTGGAGATGCCTGAGTTTACGGGCATTGAGCTGTGCCAGGCGGTGCGCACTGATCCGACTTGGCAAAACCTGCCGGTGCTGTTTCTCACGGCCCATCGTGATGCAGATACGGTGCAGCAGGTGTTTCGGGCCGGGGCCGATGACTATATTTCGAAACCCATTGTGGGACCAGAACTGCTGACGCGCATTCTCAACCGCCTGGAGCGCAACCGCTTATTGCAAACGCTGTCTCATCGCAATGCGGTCACGGGGCTGCCGAACTATAGCTGCTCTCAGCAGACCCTGACCCAACTGCTCGAAACAGCCCTGACGCGATCGCTGCCAATGTCTCTTGCCCTGGTGCGATTGCGCGATTTGCTTTCTGTGAATAGACAGCATGGGCACGATGCAGGCAATACGCTTTTGCAAACCTGGGGGCAGTGTTTTCAGGCGTTGTCTCGTGACCATGAGGCGATCGGGTATTGGGG
- a CDS encoding response regulator has protein sequence MMISKRRGTFSIAMATQHLKFKLKKLSGRISQQLSGRVSLRSALVIPFVLQIVIAVGLTGYISLRNGQQAVNEVASQLRREISERIQERLADHSEIPHVINQVNADAVRRGDLSTQDLASEKYLWRQIQYLEDVTWLYFGAANDGSFIGVTQTIDDTLQVVINDLSTKFLGYYYALDDAGNRQALIRINSHVYDARERPFFQAAVDSNDAVDAVWSDIYASVGLPQLIVSAVLPVYNDAGDLLGVTGVDFSLDDISKFLESIEIGKTGQAFVMDSAGLLVASSTGEKPYRVLADDTLERTPAVESENRLTQQAAKFLSSTVDINGLQDHTQLNFRAQGHNQFVQVSKFLDQRGIDWLIVVVVPEADFMEQIAANTRTTILLCLGALAIAIAMGVFTARRITQPVLQLNAISQALARNTREKQLHTAENLHVETRGIRELETLTRSFNDMREQLRSSFRALASSNEALEQRVQQRTAALQEAKETADTANRAKSEFLANMSHELRTPLNAIIGFAQILLRDDRLNPEHRDSLKILNRSGEHLLALINDVLEMSKIEAGRVNLNVQPIDLYQLLAALEEMLRLRAQAKGLQLVFDCAPKVPRYIRTDEGKLQQVLINLLGNAVKFTQSGGITLRVGVRGQPSPSFASPGAGAKTLPDNSPNPRLPSPLILCFEVEDTGSGIAPAELNTIFDPFIQSRSIDHSKGGTGLGLAISRKFVQLLGGDIHVKSVLRQGTCFQFQIQVALAKPEDVTESCHHRKVVGLAPDQKHYRILVVDDQPDNRRVIRTLLEQVGFEVQEAVNGAEAIAQTQVWHPHLIWMDMRMPVMNGYEATRRLKAEPHPPVIIALTASVFEEKREAVLAAGCDDFVRKPFQEHVIFDKLAAYLGVRYQYAPTETAQENDFPLEAGPLTAEALAVMPSDWIRRLAEAAIQADATLIYQQIQQIPDQHSGLMHGLTVKVSRYDYDGIIELTETVLSQSR, from the coding sequence ATGATGATTTCGAAAAGGCGCGGGACGTTCTCGATCGCAATGGCTACCCAGCACCTTAAGTTCAAGCTGAAAAAGCTGTCAGGCAGGATTTCTCAACAGCTGTCAGGCAGGGTTTCTCTTCGCTCTGCATTAGTGATTCCCTTTGTGCTGCAAATTGTTATCGCTGTTGGGCTGACCGGCTATATCTCTCTCCGAAATGGCCAGCAGGCAGTGAATGAGGTGGCTTCTCAGCTGCGCCGAGAAATCTCAGAGCGAATTCAGGAACGCCTAGCCGATCATTCTGAAATTCCCCACGTTATCAACCAGGTGAATGCCGATGCTGTGCGACGGGGAGACCTCTCGACCCAGGATTTAGCGAGTGAAAAATACCTGTGGCGACAAATTCAGTATTTAGAAGATGTAACCTGGCTCTACTTTGGTGCGGCCAATGACGGCTCGTTTATTGGGGTCACCCAGACCATTGACGATACGCTTCAAGTCGTCATTAATGATCTGTCAACGAAGTTTTTAGGTTACTACTACGCATTGGATGACGCGGGTAATCGTCAAGCGCTCATCCGCATTAATTCTCACGTTTATGATGCGCGGGAACGCCCCTTCTTTCAAGCAGCAGTGGACTCTAATGATGCGGTTGATGCGGTTTGGAGTGATATCTATGCCAGTGTTGGGTTACCCCAGCTGATTGTGAGTGCGGTGCTGCCTGTCTATAACGACGCGGGTGATTTACTGGGCGTCACCGGAGTTGATTTTTCCTTAGACGATATCAGCAAGTTTTTAGAAAGCATTGAGATTGGCAAAACGGGCCAAGCTTTTGTAATGGATAGTGCTGGGTTGCTGGTGGCCAGTTCTACAGGGGAAAAACCCTATCGGGTGCTGGCCGACGACACGCTGGAACGCACGCCAGCAGTCGAAAGTGAAAATCGTCTCACCCAGCAGGCAGCTAAATTCTTAAGCAGTACCGTTGATATCAACGGCCTGCAAGATCATACCCAGCTCAATTTCCGAGCCCAGGGACACAATCAGTTTGTGCAGGTATCGAAATTTTTGGATCAGCGGGGCATTGATTGGCTGATTGTGGTGGTGGTGCCCGAAGCTGATTTTATGGAGCAAATTGCTGCTAATACGCGCACCACGATTCTGTTGTGCTTAGGGGCGCTCGCGATCGCCATTGCCATGGGTGTGTTTACGGCCCGGCGGATTACCCAGCCCGTGTTGCAGCTCAATGCCATTAGCCAGGCGCTGGCTCGCAACACGCGCGAAAAGCAGCTGCACACGGCTGAAAATTTGCACGTAGAAACCCGAGGCATTCGAGAACTCGAGACGCTGACGCGGTCTTTTAACGACATGAGGGAACAGCTGCGCAGTTCGTTTCGAGCCCTGGCCAGCAGTAATGAGGCGTTAGAACAGCGAGTACAGCAGCGAACGGCAGCGCTGCAAGAGGCGAAAGAAACTGCCGATACGGCCAACCGCGCTAAGAGTGAATTCTTAGCCAATATGAGCCATGAGTTACGTACGCCGCTGAATGCCATTATTGGGTTTGCCCAAATTCTGCTGCGGGACGATCGCCTCAACCCTGAGCATCGAGACAGCTTAAAAATTCTCAACCGCAGTGGTGAACATCTGCTGGCCCTCATTAATGATGTGTTAGAGATGTCAAAAATTGAGGCCGGTCGAGTCAATCTGAATGTCCAGCCTATTGACCTTTATCAGCTGCTGGCGGCCCTGGAGGAAATGCTGCGACTGCGAGCCCAAGCTAAAGGGCTGCAGTTGGTGTTTGATTGTGCCCCGAAGGTGCCCCGATATATTCGTACCGATGAGGGCAAGCTGCAGCAGGTGTTAATTAACCTGTTGGGCAATGCCGTCAAATTCACCCAATCCGGTGGCATTACCTTGCGCGTTGGGGTGAGAGGGCAACCGTCCCCTTCGTTTGCGTCACCTGGGGCAGGGGCGAAAACCTTACCCGATAACAGTCCCAACCCCCGTTTGCCATCTCCACTGATTCTCTGCTTTGAGGTGGAAGATACGGGTTCGGGAATTGCCCCGGCTGAATTGAACACGATTTTTGATCCGTTTATTCAGTCGCGCTCAATTGACCACAGTAAAGGGGGGACAGGTCTGGGGCTCGCGATTAGCCGCAAATTTGTCCAGCTGTTGGGCGGGGATATCCATGTCAAAAGCGTGCTGCGCCAGGGTACCTGCTTTCAGTTTCAGATTCAGGTGGCCCTGGCAAAACCAGAGGACGTCACGGAGTCTTGCCATCACCGCAAAGTTGTGGGTCTTGCACCGGATCAAAAGCATTACCGCATTCTTGTGGTGGATGACCAGCCCGATAATCGCCGGGTGATTCGGACGCTGCTAGAACAGGTTGGTTTTGAGGTGCAGGAAGCGGTTAATGGAGCTGAGGCGATCGCCCAAACTCAAGTCTGGCATCCTCACCTGATTTGGATGGACATGCGCATGCCTGTGATGAATGGCTATGAAGCGACTCGCCGCCTTAAAGCCGAGCCCCACCCCCCTGTCATTATTGCCCTGACGGCCAGCGTGTTTGAAGAAAAGCGAGAGGCGGTATTGGCAGCAGGCTGCGATGATTTTGTGCGCAAACCGTTCCAGGAGCATGTCATTTTTGACAAGCTGGCGGCCTATCTAGGCGTCCGCTATCAATACGCCCCCACAGAAACGGCTCAAGAAAATGACTTCCCGCTGGAGGCGGGGCCGCTCACGGCAGAGGCTTTAGCGGTGATGCCCTCAGACTGGATTCGACGTCTGGCTGAGGCAGCTATTCAGGCGGATGCAACGCTGATATATCAGCAGATTCAGCAAATTCCTGATCAGCATTCTGGCCTGATGCACGGTCTCACGGTTAAGGTCAGCCGCTATGACTATGACGGCATCATCGAACTGACAGAGACGGTGCTCAGTCAGTCTCGATAA